From Elephas maximus indicus isolate mEleMax1 chromosome 25, mEleMax1 primary haplotype, whole genome shotgun sequence, the proteins below share one genomic window:
- the WFDC5 gene encoding WAP four-disulfide core domain protein 5, giving the protein MRAQRLFLLVALLALGSQLPAASGRRKGEKSGGCPPDDGPCLSVPDQCMDDSQCPFRKKCCYRACFRQCLPRVFVKQGRCPKDRLYCLSPTQHLCHKDSDCSGPKRCCHAACGRDCRDPARG; this is encoded by the exons ATGAGGGCCCAGAGACTCTTCCTCCTGGTTGCCCTCCTGGCTTTGGGGAGCCAGCTGCCTGCTGCCTCAGGCCGGAGGAAGGGAG AGAAATCAGGGGGCTGCCCACCGGACGACGGGCCCTGCCTATCAGTGCCTGACCAGTGTATGGATGACAGCCAGTGTCCCTTCCGCAAGAAGTGCTGCTACCGAGCTTGCTTCCGCCAGTGCCTCCCCAGGGTCTTTG TCAAGCAGGGTCGCTGCCCCAAGGACCGCCTGTACTGCCTGAGCCCCACGCAGCACCTGTGCCATAAGGACTCGGACTGCTCAGGCCCCAAGCGGTGCTGCCACGCAGCCTGCGGCCGGGACTGCCGAGACCCTGCCAGAG GCTAA